GGGAGTGTATTGCGTGCGCAACCAAGGGAGCCCAGGCTCGCCTAACAACTAGGGTTCGTCCTACCCAACCGGGTCTGGTCGCCACTCGAGGCGGTGAACTTGGGTATCTCAGAGAAATCTTGACTCCCACCCAGGACACGCGCTCTGTGCATCCACATGTACAATGGAGCTCATGACAGATAAACCCATGCATAGAGAGATTCCCAAAACAAGAGGCAAGATCCCAACACTCCCAGGCGATCCAAACCAAGACAATCTTTCCCTAGAAGCATGAACCGAGAATGAATCAGCATTGAGACAGTttattggtttgctttttctcagatcacatattttatgtaaatagACTTTACGGAGACacaatgttttttcttcttccacaggCGGTAATCAGGCgctctccaccacacacacacacacacacacacacacaacacaacacagacacacacacacacagacacacacacacacacacacacacacacacacacacacacacacacacacacacacggaaccaAACCCTACACCTCGCTGAGACATTCACATCTTAAAATAGGGGAAGGTGACAATATAATTGCTTTAAAATGCCCTTAATACAATATATAACGTACAAAAATATCTCTATATATttgaagttacaaaaaaaaacctcttgaCAGCAACAAACTTAAATATGATAGTTACCTTTGGCTGTACAACAAGCATTGCACTTTTCCTCGCTAGGTTTTGGAAAGTTCAAGTAGTAATGAGGCTTATGCCCCGTGAGAAACCAGTTTGTGGCGGGCAAGGCAGTGGCTCAGACCCCTGCCCGGAGGGTGAtgcctgtaattctttttctgttgtgaACCTGGCTTGATCTTGggttcctctgcctcccctaggggcagccaggcagatctctgcaggATTGTCTCAGTCCGCCCTGGGTGCGAAGCTCTGATTCCTCAGGCGCCAATGGACACTCGCCCGACTGTTCAATGCTGCCACCCGCACATATATCCTAAAGAGCCTGGAGATGATTCGGCTGCTCCTGGGAGGCTGGGGCTGCTTGTGTCTGCTCCTGGGAGGACACCACAGTCCGGGCCCGGAGGACCTCTGGCAGGGAACGCCGGCGCCGGCGGCCGTAGCCTTGAGGGCTGATCTTGTTCCTGGGGGCGAAGCCGTCCTTGTCTTTGTCTGTGAGCTGGTAGATCTTATGGGCCAATTTCTGCACTGTGCAGGTTCCAAAGCGGCATCCAGAGCTGCGGTAGCCCTGGTTCATAATCTGGCGGTAGCGTTTGACTCGAATATGGGCTGCGTTCTGAATGCTGCAGAGAAGGAAGGATACTTGAGACCTCAACaactagagttttgttttgtttgtctgtttgttttttaaatgcccAACCACCTGGGATCAGAGTCAAACGGAACCTGAGGGACCTG
The DNA window shown above is from Cricetulus griseus strain 17A/GY chromosome 3, alternate assembly CriGri-PICRH-1.0, whole genome shotgun sequence and carries:
- the Adm gene encoding ADM, which produces MKLVTVILLFLGSVAFLGADTARLDASSQFRKKWNKWALSHGKRELQASSSYPMGLADEKTSPTQALDLLQDEQSTLSTPQASIQNAAHIRVKRYRQIMNQGYRSSGCRFGTCTVQKLAHKIYQLTDKDKDGFAPRNKISPQGYGRRRRRSLPEVLRARTVVSSQEQTQAAPASQEQPNHLQAL